CCTGTTCGCCCTGAACATGATCGTGAACACGCCGGCTGGCGATACGTACACGGAAGAGGAGATCGCCTCTTGGCTGATGGAGGCCGGTTGCCGCGATATCGAGCGCATCGATACGGCGCCGGGCATGGCCATGATCGTCGGCACGCTGCCAGCGGAATAGGCGTGGCGCCCCGCCTTATTTGCACTGGCCGCACCAACTGCTGAAAATTCCTACCGGAGATCAAACAAGAAAAGCCCCTTTGCAGGGGCTTTCGTTTTTGATCACAGCCAGTGAGGCTACCCGATATCAGCGCAGCCAGTAATTGGCCCGGCCCAGGATATGCTCCCTTTCCTGAGCATCCGCGTAGCGCACGGCGAAGAAACAGCGACCTTCGCGAGAGCCGCCCGTATTCACGGGTGTGATATTCCCCGCATCGGGGACAAAATCCGTTTCCTTGAGTGAATAGAGTCCACGCCCCGTGAGCAGAAAGCGGAAGGCTGTCGCGCGGGCAGCTTGGTCTGGCGGCAGCCCGCTAGCCAAGTCCAGCCGTTCGGGAAGGTCGGATCCCAGAGAGGCGCCGAATTCATCCATCGTTTTGATGCTGCTAGCGCGGCGCGCGGCGCCGAAAACCTGGAATGCCGCAGGGAAGTCGCTGCCCGGCGCGATATGCTCGATGCGCCCGTACGGATTGACGACGGCAAAGCCCGTGATACGGCATCCCCGGACCGCGCCGCTCAGGTTGCACATGGTCACCGTAAGCTCGGCTTCGGTATCCGTATAAGGGAAATAGGTCACTTCAGCCACGTACATGCCCAGGTCCGCGACGGACTTGCCGCCGTAGATGACCAGGCCATGAGCTTCGGACAGAGGCGCATGCAAAATCAAAAATAGGATGGTGAACTTAAATAGAAGCTTTATCATGTATTCCTCCCTGGAGGACAAGCCTCCATGAACGTGTCAGGTATCCCCAAGGCTGCTTAGCAACTGCAATACCAGCTTCATAAATCCAGGCCTGCAGCCAATTTCCAGGAATATCGGACAGGCTTGCGACGCATTAGTCCAAACTCAATGGATATCGTTCCATCTTTGCTGATAATTTTGATTTATTGACAGACATACGCCTGTGCATGCTGTCTGCCGCGGGCCGCAGGCGGTCTAAGGTGTCAACTCTTTGTGGACTAGCGTACCCATACGTTTCACATTTTATAACTATTTGAATTTAATATTAAAATATTTTTAAGCCTAGTGGCCAGCTTATTGCATAATGTGTCTGAACTCTAAGTCCGGAGTATGCACATGACAAATATCCAGTCGAAATTAAACAATATTTTATCCGCACCTACTGCCGAGCCTCAGTCACAGGCCCGTCGGCAATCCGTCAGCGCCAATCCGACAGACTTTCGGAAGACCATGGAAACCATGCGCCAAGCTATTGATCTGGCCATGGCGGACCGATTCCTGAACGTATCCATGGGTTGGGACGAGCAGGATGAAGAAGAGCGTCCAGGCGGAGGCATCGGTCTCAACTCACTAGGCATGAACATGCTGGCGACCCTGGGCAAGCTCCAGGCGTACCAGAATAGCGATGCCGACCAAGGGCATCTGCCTCAAGGTCGCTCTTCCGCCAAGGTTTCGACCGGATCGCCGAATGTCGAGACGGCTTCCAAATCCACTCACGAGGCGGCTCCCGAAGCAGGCCGGCAGAATGGCGAAATATCCATGGAAAACGATTCGCGACGATCCGCAGTATCCAAGGAAGAGATGGCGGGTGTCTTGGCGCGAGCATTCGAATCCGGCGGCGAGGGCTCGCAAGCCATAGGCTGGGACAAGGTAGGTGGCACGAGCTACGGGGTGTTCCAGCTTTCCTCGCGTCAGGGCAGCATGGACAATTTCCTGGCCTTTTTGGACGGCGAAGCACCCGAGTGGTCCGCCCGGCTGCGCAAGGCCGGGCCGTCAAACACAGGTGGACGCGACGGGGCCATGCCCAGGGAGTGGCGCGCCATAGCCGCCGAGAACCCGGAGCTCTTCGAGGCCCTGCAACAGCGCTTTATCAACGAAACGCACTACCAGCCAGCGCTGCAGGCCATTCAGGAGCGTACGGGGCTAAACATCGCCAGCTTCCCAAAGGCCTTGCAGGAAGTGCTCTTCTCCACGGCTGTGCAGCATGGTCCTGCGGGAGCGGCGAACATCTTTGCCCAAGCCGCAGGAGGATTGGACGGCATCATCGGCCAGGCCGAATTCTCGGGTGAGGCCATTGCCGAGAACCTCATTCGCGAAATCTACACCCTGCGTTCCACGCGCTTCGGCAGCTCCACGGCGCAAGTGCAGGCCGCGGTGCGCAATCGGCTCAAAAGCGAACACAAGCTGGCCATGAACCTGCTGGGCGGAATGGACGGCTCGGAACTGGCGTAATCCCTCTGTATTGAATCAAGAGGCGAGGCCCGGGCCTCGCCTTTTTCTTTTTCCCCAGCTACGCCAATGGGTACCGCGAGCCACGCGATACCCATGAAGAGCCCTTCGCTTCTTTTTATCATTCCCACTCTGCTGCTCCGACCTAGAATGGAACGATTCGGCGCCAACCCCGCCGGAGCGGCCTTCTTGAGCAGCTTGCTTTTAAGACGCCCGCTCCGGCGTTGACGGCGCAAGTGAATTGCGCCTGCGCCTACGCGGCGGCAAGCCATGCCGACGCATGGCTTGCAGAGCATTTTCAAAAGCAAAATGCTCTAAATGCCCATTACCGGCAAAAGCATTTTATTCGAGCAGATTGCAGTTAAGCTGCTTTCCAGATCATTACTGAATGCACCTTTCACCCCCCGTAAGGAGACTGTCATGCCAAGGAATCAGGATTTGATCGGCCAACCGGTCCTGGAGCCACGCACCAAGGCGTTTCTTGATGCCCTTGCGGCTCAGGGCGGCCCGCAGATTTACGAACTTTCCGTTGCAGACGCGAGAAAAGTGCTCTCGGATGCCCAGGCAGGAGACGTAGCGAAGCTGCCAGCGGACATCGAGGATCGCAGGATATCCACCGGCCCTCAGGGGGAGGTCGCGATTCGCATTGTCCGCCCCCAGGGCAGCACGGGCGCGCTGCCGGTGGTAATGTACTTTCATGGAGGCGGCTGGGTGCTGGGCGACAAGAACACCCATGACCGGCTGATCCGGGAGATCGCCAACGGAGCCCATGCCGCGGTCGTGTTCGTTGAGTACACGCCTTCACCCGAGGCCAGGTATCCTGTCGCCATCGAGGAGGCCTATGCCGCGACGAAGTGGATCGCGGAGAACGGTCGTACCCTGAATCTGGACACTTCGCGCCTGGCCGTGGTGGGAGACAGCGTGGGTGGAAACATGGCTGCCGCAGTCACCCTGCTGGCGAAGGAGCGTGGCGGCCCGAGCATTGATTTCCAGGTGCTCTTCTACCCGGTGACGGATGCCGACTTCGATACGCCGTCCTATCAGCAGTTTGCCAGCGGCCATTTTCTGACCCGCGAGGGAATGAAATGGTTCTGGAATCACTACGCACCGGATATGGATGCACGAGAGGAGCCTACGGCCTCGCCGCTGAAGGCTTCGATCGATCAACTCCGAGGTCTGCCGCCGGCGCTCATCATCAACGGAGAATGCGACGTTTTGCGCGACGAGGGTGAGTCGTATGCACGCAAGCTGATCCAGGCAGGCGTACCGGTTACCGCCACGCGCTACCTCGGAACCATCCATGACTTCGTCATGTTGAACGCCATAACGGATACTCCGGCCCCACGCGCCGCCATAGCCCTGGCGAACGACATGCTGCGTGAGGCCTTTGGGCAGGAATCCGCCCGGGCCGCGGCCTAGCCGGGAATGGCCTGGCGCATGGGCCGGGCCATCACCCGGCCCTCAAGCGCAGGGCGCTCACGACTCGATCTGTGTCGCCGACTGGTTCTGCCGGCGCGCCTGCACGCGCCTGCGCACAAGGCAAACTCCACAGATTTCGCCCGAGGTGGGCGAGCCGCACTCGCCGCACGGCGACAACTCGACGCCGGACTCGCGCTCCAGAGACTGGAAAGCCTTGCGGCCGCTCTTCAGAAAGCCGTCATAAAAGTGGATCTTGGAGCCGGGGCTTTTTTCCTCCAAGGTTTCCCACAGGGCCTTGTGGCTGGTGAACGAAGCGCCTGAGCTGTAGGGACAGGGATCCACGCCATAATCGATGCCGCGCAAAAAGCTGTAGGCCGCGGTTTCGAACTCCGTGAGGCGGTACAGAGGCTTGACCTTGCGCGCAAAACCCGAGTCCTCGGACAGGGTCGGCCCCTGGTCGCTCAGATAGGCCGCGTCCCAGCGCAGGGTATTGGCGAACAGCCTGGCGACTTCATCGTCCAGGTTGTGGCCCGTGGCCAGGGCGGTAAAGCCATGTTCAAGGGCAATGCGGTTGAAGTAGTGACGCTTTATCTTTCCGCATACGGAACATATCGGTCGGCTGATGCACTCTTTCACTTCGGGAATTGCCAAGCCTTCGGCTGGCATGTCCGCGATCATGAGCTTGAAACCATGCTTTGCGCAAAAGCTCTCGACCAAGTGTCTTGCCTGTTCCGATGATCTTCCTATGCCTAAATATACGTGCAAACCTGTTACGTCGTAGCCTTGATCAGCAAGCTCATACATGAGCGCGAGTGAATCCTTGCCTCCGGAAAGAGCTACAAGGATCTTATCTTGCGGCCCAAACATGCCATGCTTCTTGATAGCCCGCTCGATCTGGCGACGAAAGTAGAGAAAGTAGCACTCCCGGCAAAAACCTGTCGTATGGCTGGGCAGGGCGACCTCGGCCTCTTGCCGGCATCGTCTGCATTTCATGCGTTTAGCTCTCCGACGCGATCAAGCCTTATGGCCTCGATCGCGATATGGTTACGGTTCTTGCGCAACTGCGCAAAAAGGGACTACCAGGGGACATTCCGTACAGTGTTAACTATCTCCAGGACATGCGTGAAGCGAGGCCAGGCGGGGGTTGCGGCGGGTTGGAACGGCCGTTGCTATTAAGAAGCCGAACGGAAACGGCATGTTGCCAAATCCGAAACCCCAAGGAGAATGCATGCCCAACACGCTTCTCATTCTAGCCCTCGCCGCGCAAGCCAGCCTGTTCATGGCATGGCTGACGGCAACGGGAGCCTTGGGGAGCTTGACCACGCTCGCACCTTCCCCTGCCTATCACGCCATGGCGCACACCTTGCGCCGCAGGCGGCTTGTCCTGGGCAGGCCATGCGGGATTTCTGGCCGGCGCTGAGCGCCCTGCCGATCCCGTCCGCATACAATCACACCTCATCCTCCCCGCCTCGGCCCGTCTTCCTTAAACAGGAAGGCGGGCTTTTTCTTTGGCAACCTGTTGCAAAACAGGCTGTGCGGGTCGGGACGGCCCGCCGGTGCGAAGCAACCGTCCGTAATGGTTCAGCTTCGCTCAATCAAGACGAACTTTTCAATAATCTGTTTAAGTTAGCCGCTGGAGCGAACCGAGCGCACCACGATCTCGTCGCCGTCCTTGAGGTGCAGGTCCGGCGTGAGCAGCCGCCCCTGGCGGATGACCAGCACCGAGTTGACCTTCTCGTCCAGGCGGTGCAGAAGCTGTCGCACCGTGTTCAGACGTTCGAAATGGAGGGTTGCGCCTCCGGGCTCGCGACGGATTGTTATCATTTTCTTGCCCTGCCTTGTGACTTCATCTTACGATACGCCAACTGTTCCGTGGGAAGGCCGTTTGTACCTTCCCTGCGGATCGGCGGCAAGCAGGCAGGCGAAAACCGCCATGATGGTTGCCTTGCGGCCGACCCTCTTTTAGGATGAAAAGCTGACTCAATCGCGGCAATCGCCTGCGGCATGCCGTATCCATGCGCAAGCCGAGCCTGGAGGCCCGGGAGGCAAAAATGAGCGAAAAGAAAGTGCTGGTAGTCGACGACGAGAAGCATATCCGCATGCTCTACCAGGAAGAATTGGAGACCGAAGGGTACACCGTGGCCACATCCAACGGGGAAGAGGACATCCTGGAGGTCATCGAGCGCGAGAATCCTCAAGTGGTCATACTGGACATCAAGCTCGGCTCCAATCGTTCGGGCTTGGACTTGTTGCAGGAGATCCGCAGCCAGGACCAGGAGCTGCCGGTTATCCTCAGCACGGCATATGATACTTTTCAGCACGATCTCAAATCCATTGCCGCCGATTACTACGTGGTCAAGTCCGTGGATTTGTCCGAACTCAAATCCAAGGTCGATCTGGCCATGCAAAAGGCCATGGCCCGCGCCAAGTAGGCCGGGCGCCATGAAGGCCCTACCTCGGCCGGTCCCCAGACGGGATCGGCCGATTTCCTTCTTGCCCCGAACATAAGGTCGTGCTAGCCGCTATGCCCATGCCGCATTTCGATATTGCTCAAATCATCAGGGAGATCGCCCTCCTGGCGGTGCCCTTTCTTCTAGCCATCACCTGCCATGAAGTTGCCCACGGGTATATGGCCTACCGCCTGGGCGACCCCACGGCCAAGCTGGCGGGCAGATTGACGCTCAACCCCCTCAAGCACCTTGACGTGCTGGGCACCCTGGTGCTGGTCGTCACGCGCATGATCGGTTGGGCCAAGCCCGTGCCCGTGGATTCGCGCTACTTCCGCGACCCGCTCAAGGGCATGATGTACGTGTCCCTGGCCGGACCGGGCGCCAACTTCGCCTTGGCCATCATCTTCGCCCTGCTCTTTCATGGGCTCAACGCGCTCTTCGGCGGCCGGCCCCTGGGCGAGGTAGAGCTCATGTTCATCGAGCCCCTGGCCAACATCTTCTACCTCGGCGTACAGATCAACCTGGTGCTCGGCCTGTTCAACCTGCTGCCCATACCGCCCATGGACGGCAGCGGCATCCTGGCCTACTTTCTGCCCCGCACCGCAGTGGCGCAATACCTGGCAGTCGGACGCTACGGATTCCTCGTAATCATTCTGCTCGCCGCCACCGGGATGCTCGGTAAGCTACTTTGGCCGCCAGTGGCCTTCTTCATGAAGATGCTCCTGTTCTAACCCGCCGCACAAGGACCTATAACGATGATTCAAGCTGCAAACCGCATCGTCTCCGGCATGCGCCCTACCGGGCCGCTCCATCTGGGCCACTATTTCGGCGTGCTTCTCAATTGGCTCCAGATGCAGCAGGAGCACGAGTGCTTCTACTTCGTGGCCGACTGGCACGCCCTGACGACCTCCTATGACGAGCCGCGCAAGATCAAGGGATTCGTACCCGAATTGGTCAAGGACTGGCTGGCCTCGGGGCTCGACCCCGAACGCTGCGTCATCTTCCAGCAGTCGCAGATCAAGGAGCATGCCGAGCTGCACCTGCTCCTGTCCATGCTCACGCCCGTGGGCTGGCTGGAACGCAATCCCACCTACAAAGAGGTCCGCGAGCAGATGCAGAAGGACCTCTCCACTTACGGATTCCTGGGCTATCCCGTACTCATGTGCACGGATATCATCATGTACAAGCCCAAGTGGGTGCCCGTGGGACAGGACCAGCTTCCGCACCTGGAACTGACCCGCGAAATCGTGCGCCGCTTCAACCACTTGTATGGCGACTATTTTCCCGAACCCGAGGCCAAGCTCACCGAGTCGGCCAAACTGCCGGGGCTGGACGGCCGCAAGATGAGCAAGTCCTATGGCAATGCCATATATCTCAAGGACCCCATGGACGAGATCCGGTCCAAGGTCATGAGCATGCTCACGGACACCAAACGCATGCGCCTCAAGGACCCCGGCAACCCGCCCGACTGCAACCTGTACCCGTACCTCCAACTCTTCGAGAAGCAGGACTACCTCAAGGAAGTCTGGGATGGTTGCATTAACGCCACGCGTGGCTGCGGCGACTGCAAGAAACGTCTGGCCGTGAGCCTGGCCGAGTTCCTTGAGCCCCTCCAGGCCCGCCGCGCCGAATACGACCGCAACCCGGACTTGGTCCGGGATGTCCTGCGCCAAGGCGACGCCAAGGCCAGGGAAATAGCGCAGCAGACCATGGCCAATGTAAGGACCCTGCTCAACTTCGACTTTTAGAGCAGATTGCCTTTAAGACGCCCGCTCCGGCGTTGACGGCGCAAGTGAATTGCGCCTACGCCTATGCGGCGGCAAGCCATGCCGGCGCACGGCTTGCAGAGCATTTTCAAAAGCAAAATGCTCTAACCACAAGTTTCAGCCCCACATCGAGCAATCTGATCGCAGGCCCCTGCCGGAATTCCGGCAGGGGCCTGCTTGCATCTGTGCGGTCTCTTAGAGCCCGTCTCCTTTCTCGGTTTGGTTCATGCAATAAACCGAGCCTACCGAGGTATATGGGGACGGGTCCATCCCATTAGATTGCTTTTAAGACGCCCGCTCCGGCGTTAACGGCGCAAGTGAATTGCGCCTGCGCCGAAGCTAGCGGCAAGCCATGCCGACGCATGGCTTGCAGAGCATTTTCAAAAGCAAAATGCTCTAAAAAAGCAACCAATACGACATACGCAGCATGCTCCGTATGGACCTTGCGGATTTTTATTCTGTTTCGTCTTTACGATGATTTACTTTTTCTTGAATCTATTTCATATTGACTTTCAAATAGGCAAAAAAATGAACGTCTTGCTTGCCTTCCTTTTCGTGCTGGCAGGTCCAGTCCCAGCTCTTGCGGCACAGAGTGCCATAAGCCGTAGCTTTTGGGGCAACTGGCAGTCGGGGCGCGGATTCTTCCTCTTTCTTTTTCTGGGCTTTATCATCGTCTTTTTCGCCTGCCTTCTGATCAAGACGGATTCCAGCAGCAGGCAGTCCAAAGGACCGCCGCCATTTTCAGTCGGCACCAAGTCTGGTCCTTCCGGCACTCCGCCCCCTGGCGGCCGTAAGCCAACCCCTTCAAAACGCCCGGACACTGGGCCCGCTCGCCCACTCACCCCCGCCCAGGCGAAAACATCCGGCCAAGCAAAAACATCCGGTCGAGTGACAAGATCCGACCGAGATGCTACTCCGCGTTCAGGTCGGGCATCCCCGGCTTCAAAGTCTCGCCGCTAGGCTTTGTCCTTGAATATTGTGGGCAGAATCCTGCTCAGCTCATGCGCCCACCGCCAGGCAGTGGCGTCCCTTGCCCGCAAAGGCAGGAAGCCGAATTTCCTTAGAGCAGGTTGCTTTTAAGACGCCCGCTCCGGCGATGACGGCGCAAGTGAATTACGCCTACGCCTACGCGGCGGCAAGCCATGCCGATGCATGGCTTGCAGAGCATTTTCAAAAGCAAAATGCCCTAGTCGCCAAGCCCGTCCCCTCTCGTAGACCTGAAAACTTGCCCAGCCCGCAACAGTCCATGGTGGCCTCTACCTCCATTACTATTCCTTGGCTAATCGATCCTTTGCTTTTCTTCCAGGCTCGCCTATGCAGTAACCATGGGCAAGTGTTCTTCACCCTCCATACGCAGGCGCATAGGCGCCTGGCTCCTGCCGGGCTGCGGATGCCGGTTCACGGTCTGGGCCCCGGCCCGGG
This genomic window from Desulfocurvibacter africanus subsp. africanus DSM 2603 contains:
- a CDS encoding ATP-binding protein, producing MKCRRCRQEAEVALPSHTTGFCRECYFLYFRRQIERAIKKHGMFGPQDKILVALSGGKDSLALMYELADQGYDVTGLHVYLGIGRSSEQARHLVESFCAKHGFKLMIADMPAEGLAIPEVKECISRPICSVCGKIKRHYFNRIALEHGFTALATGHNLDDEVARLFANTLRWDAAYLSDQGPTLSEDSGFARKVKPLYRLTEFETAAYSFLRGIDYGVDPCPYSSGASFTSHKALWETLEEKSPGSKIHFYDGFLKSGRKAFQSLERESGVELSPCGECGSPTSGEICGVCLVRRRVQARRQNQSATQIES
- the trpS gene encoding tryptophan--tRNA ligase, which gives rise to MIQAANRIVSGMRPTGPLHLGHYFGVLLNWLQMQQEHECFYFVADWHALTTSYDEPRKIKGFVPELVKDWLASGLDPERCVIFQQSQIKEHAELHLLLSMLTPVGWLERNPTYKEVREQMQKDLSTYGFLGYPVLMCTDIIMYKPKWVPVGQDQLPHLELTREIVRRFNHLYGDYFPEPEAKLTESAKLPGLDGRKMSKSYGNAIYLKDPMDEIRSKVMSMLTDTKRMRLKDPGNPPDCNLYPYLQLFEKQDYLKEVWDGCINATRGCGDCKKRLAVSLAEFLEPLQARRAEYDRNPDLVRDVLRQGDAKAREIAQQTMANVRTLLNFDF
- a CDS encoding site-2 protease family protein; amino-acid sequence: MPMPHFDIAQIIREIALLAVPFLLAITCHEVAHGYMAYRLGDPTAKLAGRLTLNPLKHLDVLGTLVLVVTRMIGWAKPVPVDSRYFRDPLKGMMYVSLAGPGANFALAIIFALLFHGLNALFGGRPLGEVELMFIEPLANIFYLGVQINLVLGLFNLLPIPPMDGSGILAYFLPRTAVAQYLAVGRYGFLVIILLAATGMLGKLLWPPVAFFMKMLLF
- a CDS encoding response regulator; the encoded protein is MSEKKVLVVDDEKHIRMLYQEELETEGYTVATSNGEEDILEVIERENPQVVILDIKLGSNRSGLDLLQEIRSQDQELPVILSTAYDTFQHDLKSIAADYYVVKSVDLSELKSKVDLAMQKAMARAK
- a CDS encoding alpha/beta hydrolase, which codes for MPRNQDLIGQPVLEPRTKAFLDALAAQGGPQIYELSVADARKVLSDAQAGDVAKLPADIEDRRISTGPQGEVAIRIVRPQGSTGALPVVMYFHGGGWVLGDKNTHDRLIREIANGAHAAVVFVEYTPSPEARYPVAIEEAYAATKWIAENGRTLNLDTSRLAVVGDSVGGNMAAAVTLLAKERGGPSIDFQVLFYPVTDADFDTPSYQQFASGHFLTREGMKWFWNHYAPDMDAREEPTASPLKASIDQLRGLPPALIINGECDVLRDEGESYARKLIQAGVPVTATRYLGTIHDFVMLNAITDTPAPRAAIALANDMLREAFGQESARAAA